The nucleotide window CTCTACATCGAGGACCTGTTCGTTGAAGAGCCATACCGCCGCCGCGGCTTCGGCGGTGCGCTTTTGCGCTACGTTGCGAAGTTGGCGGTCGAGAGAAAATGCGGCCGGCTCGAATGGTCGGTGCTCGATTGGAACCAGCCGGCGATTAACTTTTACAAAAAGCTCGGGGCTTTTCCGATGGACGAGTGGACGGGTTTTCGGGTAACTGGGGAGAATTTGAAAAAGCTCGGAGCAGCCTGAGTCCGAGCTCTCCTACTGTTGCCTTTGTTCCTATCCCAAGTGCCGCTTTAAAAATTCCAGCGCGCGCGGCCAAGCTTGTTCGGCCGCGGCGGCGCGGTAGCTCTCCTTTGTGTTGTCCAAGAACGCATGGCCGGCGTTCGGGTAAGAAAAGAATTCGTGCGGCTTATTTTGCTTCTTTAGTTCAGCGTCGAGCTTTTGCATATCTTCGGGCGACGGGTTCTTGTCGTCTTCACCGAAATGCCCCTGCACCGGGCAGTGAATTTCGCCGCTGCGCTCGAACGGCGATGGGATATCGCGGCCCCAGGCGCGACCGGTGTTGCCGGGGTAGAAGGTTACAGCGGCTTTGAATTCTGGAATCGCTGCGGCCATCAAGTAAACCACTCGGCCGCCCATGCAGAAACCGATGATGCCGATCCTGTCGCGGTTGACTGCTGGGTTCGCTTGCAGCAGCTTCACCGCCGCGGCGACGTCGTTGGAGACGCGCCGGTCGCCCAGGCGCGTGCTGCGCGTGCGCATGTCGTCTTGGCAATTGGGACCGTCGCGATGGTACAAATCCGGGGCGGCGGCGACGTAGCCTTGTTCGGCCAGGCGCTTGGTCATGCTTTGAATAAATTCATCGACGCCGCTTTGGTGCTGGATGACAATCATCGCTGGGAAAGGGCCGCCGCCGTCGGGCGTGCTGATGTGAACTGGCATTTTGTTGCCATCGGATTCGGTCTCTTGCCAGTTTGATGTGGTCATGAACTCTCCTTGGATTCTGTTCAATCTAAGTGCTCTAAGATTTGCTGTAAGTCACTAATGCGGCCTTCGGCGCGGGAGGGATTTTGGCTCCGATCCACCAATAGGCCTTTCAATCCTGCGGCATTGGCGCCGCGCCAGTCGTTTTCTTCGCTGTCGCCAACATGGGCGGCGTTCTCCGCATTGAGTCCATGGTTGCGCAGTGCCAATTCAAAAATGCGCCGATCTGGTTTTGCATAGCCAACCCGACTCGACACGTAGATTTCTTCAAACCATTC belongs to Deltaproteobacteria bacterium and includes:
- a CDS encoding dienelactone hydrolase family protein, whose amino-acid sequence is MTTSNWQETESDGNKMPVHISTPDGGGPFPAMIVIQHQSGVDEFIQSMTKRLAEQGYVAAAPDLYHRDGPNCQDDMRTRSTRLGDRRVSNDVAAAVKLLQANPAVNRDRIGIIGFCMGGRVVYLMAAAIPEFKAAVTFYPGNTGRAWGRDIPSPFERSGEIHCPVQGHFGEDDKNPSPEDMQKLDAELKKQNKPHEFFSYPNAGHAFLDNTKESYRAAAAEQAWPRALEFLKRHLG